In Manis pentadactyla isolate mManPen7 chromosome 8, mManPen7.hap1, whole genome shotgun sequence, the following are encoded in one genomic region:
- the SLC16A9 gene encoding monocarboxylate transporter 9 isoform X2 — MEFRKSPDGGWGWVIVLVSFFTQFLCYGSPLAVGVLYIEWLDTFGEGKGKTAWVGSLASGVGLLASLGCGLLYTATVTITCQYFDSHRGLALGLISTGSSVGLFIYAALQRLLIEFYGLDGCLLIVGALALNILACGSLMRPLQSSDCPLPEKTALENVPDRYSIYNEKEKSPEENINILEKNYSSEEIGKSTLANGDWKQESLLHKNPATMARMKETETYKKKVAEQTYFCKQLAKRKWQLYKNYCGETASLFKNKVFSALFIAIFLFDIGGFPPSLLMEDVARSSNVKEEESIMPLISIIGIMTAVGKLLLGILADFKWINTLYLYITTLIIMGLALCAIPLAKSYVTLAILSGILGFLTGNWSIFPYVTTKTVGIEKLAHAYGILMFFAGLGNSLGPPIVGWFYDWTQTYDIAFYFSGFCVLLGGFILLLAALPFWNTCNKQLPRPAPTAFLYKVASNV; from the exons ATGGAATTTAGAAAGTCACCAGATGGTGGATGGGGCTGGGTGATTGTGCTTGTCTCCTTTTTCACTCAGTTTCTGTGTTACGGATCTCCGTTAGCCGTTGGAGTCTTGTACATAGAATGGCTGGACACCTTTGGtgaagggaaaggaaaaacagCCTGGGTTGGATCCCTTGCAAGTGGAGTTGGCTTGCTTGCAA GTCTCGGATGTGGTTTATTATACACTGCAACAGTGACCATTACATGCCAGTATTTTGACAGCCACCGAGGCCTTGCCCTTGGCCTGATTTCAACAg GTTCAAGTGTTGGACTTTTTATATATGCTGCTCTGCAGAGGTTGCTGATTGAGTTCTATGGACTGGATGGATGCCTGCTGATTGTGGGTGCTTTAGCTTTAAATATATTAGCCTGTGGCAGTCTGATGCGACCCCTCCAGTCCTCTGATTGCCCTTTGCCTGAAAAAACAGCTCTGGAAAATGTACCAGATAGATACTCCatttacaatgaaaaagaaaagagcccggaagaaaacataaatattcTTGAAAAGAACTACAGTAGTGAGGAAATAGGCAAAAGCACTTTAGCCAATGGTGACTGGAAACAGGAGAGTCTGCTTCATAAAAACCCAGCAACAATGGCACGCATGAAAGAGACTGAAACATACAAAAAGAAAGTTGCAGAACAGACCTATTTTTGCAAACAGCTTGCCAAGAGGAAGTGGCAATTATATAAAAACTACTGTGGAGAAACTGcgtctctttttaaaaacaaagtattttcAGCACTTTTCATTGCTATCTTTCTTTTTGACATTGGAGGGTTTCCACCTTCATTACTTATGGAAGATGTAGCAAGAAGTTCAAACGTGAAAGAAGAAGAGTCGATTATGCCTCTTATTTCCATTATCGGCATTATGACAGCAGTTGGTAAACTCCTTTTAGGGATACTGGCTGACTTCAAGTGGATTAATACTTTGTATCTTTATATAACTACCTTAATAATCATGGGCCTGGCCTTATGTGCAATTCCATTGGCCAAAAGTTATGTCACCTTGGCAATACTTTCTGGGATCCTAGGTTTTCTTACTGGTAACTGGTCTATTTTCCCATATGTGACCACAAAGACTGTGGGAATTGAAAAGTTAGCCCATGCTTATGGGATATTAATGTTCTTTGCTGGACTTGGAAATAGTCTTGGACCACCAATTGTTG GTTGGTTTTATGACTGGACCCAGACCTATGACATTGCCTTTTATTTTAGTGGCTTCTGCGTCCTGCTGGGAGGTTTTATTCTGCTGCTGGCAGCCTTGCCCTTCTGGAATACATGCAACAAGCAACTTCCCAGGCCAGCTCCAACGGCCTTTTTGTACAAAGTTGCCTCTAATGTTTAG
- the SLC16A9 gene encoding monocarboxylate transporter 9 isoform X1, which yields MEFRKSPDGGWGWVIVLVSFFTQFLCYGSPLAVGVLYIEWLDTFGEGKGKTAWVGSLASGVGLLASPVCSLCVSSFGARPVTIFSGFMVAGGLMLSSFAPNIYFLFFSYGIVVGLGCGLLYTATVTITCQYFDSHRGLALGLISTGSSVGLFIYAALQRLLIEFYGLDGCLLIVGALALNILACGSLMRPLQSSDCPLPEKTALENVPDRYSIYNEKEKSPEENINILEKNYSSEEIGKSTLANGDWKQESLLHKNPATMARMKETETYKKKVAEQTYFCKQLAKRKWQLYKNYCGETASLFKNKVFSALFIAIFLFDIGGFPPSLLMEDVARSSNVKEEESIMPLISIIGIMTAVGKLLLGILADFKWINTLYLYITTLIIMGLALCAIPLAKSYVTLAILSGILGFLTGNWSIFPYVTTKTVGIEKLAHAYGILMFFAGLGNSLGPPIVGWFYDWTQTYDIAFYFSGFCVLLGGFILLLAALPFWNTCNKQLPRPAPTAFLYKVASNV from the exons ATGGAATTTAGAAAGTCACCAGATGGTGGATGGGGCTGGGTGATTGTGCTTGTCTCCTTTTTCACTCAGTTTCTGTGTTACGGATCTCCGTTAGCCGTTGGAGTCTTGTACATAGAATGGCTGGACACCTTTGGtgaagggaaaggaaaaacagCCTGGGTTGGATCCCTTGCAAGTGGAGTTGGCTTGCTTGCAA GTCCTGTCTGCAGCCTCTGTGTTTCTTCATTTGGAGCAAGACCAGTGACGATCTTCAGTGGCTTTATGGTAGCCGGAGGCCTGATGTTGAGCAGTTTTGCTCCCAAtatctactttctgtttttttcctatggCATTGTAGTAG GTCTCGGATGTGGTTTATTATACACTGCAACAGTGACCATTACATGCCAGTATTTTGACAGCCACCGAGGCCTTGCCCTTGGCCTGATTTCAACAg GTTCAAGTGTTGGACTTTTTATATATGCTGCTCTGCAGAGGTTGCTGATTGAGTTCTATGGACTGGATGGATGCCTGCTGATTGTGGGTGCTTTAGCTTTAAATATATTAGCCTGTGGCAGTCTGATGCGACCCCTCCAGTCCTCTGATTGCCCTTTGCCTGAAAAAACAGCTCTGGAAAATGTACCAGATAGATACTCCatttacaatgaaaaagaaaagagcccggaagaaaacataaatattcTTGAAAAGAACTACAGTAGTGAGGAAATAGGCAAAAGCACTTTAGCCAATGGTGACTGGAAACAGGAGAGTCTGCTTCATAAAAACCCAGCAACAATGGCACGCATGAAAGAGACTGAAACATACAAAAAGAAAGTTGCAGAACAGACCTATTTTTGCAAACAGCTTGCCAAGAGGAAGTGGCAATTATATAAAAACTACTGTGGAGAAACTGcgtctctttttaaaaacaaagtattttcAGCACTTTTCATTGCTATCTTTCTTTTTGACATTGGAGGGTTTCCACCTTCATTACTTATGGAAGATGTAGCAAGAAGTTCAAACGTGAAAGAAGAAGAGTCGATTATGCCTCTTATTTCCATTATCGGCATTATGACAGCAGTTGGTAAACTCCTTTTAGGGATACTGGCTGACTTCAAGTGGATTAATACTTTGTATCTTTATATAACTACCTTAATAATCATGGGCCTGGCCTTATGTGCAATTCCATTGGCCAAAAGTTATGTCACCTTGGCAATACTTTCTGGGATCCTAGGTTTTCTTACTGGTAACTGGTCTATTTTCCCATATGTGACCACAAAGACTGTGGGAATTGAAAAGTTAGCCCATGCTTATGGGATATTAATGTTCTTTGCTGGACTTGGAAATAGTCTTGGACCACCAATTGTTG GTTGGTTTTATGACTGGACCCAGACCTATGACATTGCCTTTTATTTTAGTGGCTTCTGCGTCCTGCTGGGAGGTTTTATTCTGCTGCTGGCAGCCTTGCCCTTCTGGAATACATGCAACAAGCAACTTCCCAGGCCAGCTCCAACGGCCTTTTTGTACAAAGTTGCCTCTAATGTTTAG